The following are encoded together in the Cervus elaphus chromosome 30, mCerEla1.1, whole genome shotgun sequence genome:
- the GJB6 gene encoding gap junction beta-6 protein, whose protein sequence is MDWGTLHVFIGGVNKHSTSIGKVWVTVLFIFRVMILVVAAQEVWGDEQEDFVCNTLQPGCRNVCYDHFFPVSHIRLWALQLIFVSTPALLVAMHVAYYRHEAARRFRRGETRSEFKDLEDIKRQKVRIKGSLWWTYTSSIFFRIVFEAAFMYVFYFLYNGYHLPWVLKCGIQPCPNLVDCFISRPTEKTVFTIFMISASVICMLLNVAELCYLLLKVCFRRSKRAQTRKAPPNNALKESKQNEMNELISEGGQNAITGFPS, encoded by the coding sequence ATGGACTGGGGCACTCTGCACGTGTTCATCGGGGGCGTGAACAAGCACTCCACCAGCATCGGGAAGGTGTGGGTCACCGTCCTCTTTATCTTCCGCGTCATGATCCTGGTGGTGGCCGCCCAGGAGGTGTGGGGGGATGAGCAGGAGGACTTCGTGTGCAACACCCTGCAGCCCGGCTGCAGGAACGTGTGCTACGACCACTTCTTCCCCGTCTCGCACATCCGGCTCTGGGCGCTGCAGCTCATCTTTGTGTCCACGCCCGCCTTGCTGGTGGCCATGCATGTGGCCTATTACAGGCATGAGGCCGCCCGGCGGTTCAGGCGGGGCGAGACAAGGAGTGAGTTCAAGGACCTGGAGGACATCAAGCGACAGAAGGTCCGGATCAAGGGCTCGCTGTGGTGGACCTACACCAGCAGCATCTTTTTCCGCATTGTCTTCGAGGCTGCCTTCATGTATGTCTTCTACTTCCTGTACAATGGGTACCACCTGCCCTGGGTCCTGAAATGCGGCATCCAGCCCTGCCCCAACCTGGTGGACTGCTTCATCTCCCGGCCCACCGAGAAGACGGTCTTCACCATCTTcatgatctccgcgtccgtcaTCTGCATGCTGCTCAACGTGGCCGAGCTGTGCTACCTGCTGCTCAAGGTGTGTTTCAGGAGGTCCAAGCGAGCGCAGACGCGGAAAGCACCCCCCAACAATGCCCTCAAGGAGAGTAAACAGAACGAGATGAATGAGCTGATTTCCGAGGGCGGGCAGAACGCCATCACCGGGTTTCCCAGTTAA
- the LOC122686986 gene encoding protein FAM214B-like: MRHVQAETSPSSEPEAGPSQPAVRQGALQGGLLMGYSPAGGATSPGVYQVSIFSPPAGASEPPRALKRPAPSTEGPRELKRGPGLGAREGLPPEEPPTVGLLGPEGLGLKLGVASQHFCHHGLCVVEQGGSSTSPWTSGARSSPLPPSNASCSTLHTRDWASPDPRGQGSLGVSLGPAPPGQLHTLDTDLHSLAQIGGKSLLSGVGNGGSPWPRESPGTANGCSPEHTPPGPGPPGPCPTKRRLLPAGEALDVSSEDEGPAPRRRRGTLGHPPAANSSDAKATPFWSHLLPGPKEPVLDPTDCSPMGRRLKGARRLKLSSLGSLRKGPGLLSPPSASPVPTPAVSRTLLGNFEESLLQGRFAPSGHIEGFTAEIGASGSYCPQHVTLPVTVTFFDVSEQNAPALFLGVVDLSPLGRKGYSVPKVGTIQVTLFNPNQTVVKMFLVTFDFSDMPAAHVTFLRHRLLLVPMGEEGNAGPARRLLCYLLHLRFRSSRSGRLSLHGNIRLLFSRRSLELGTGLPYELQAVTEAPHNPRYSPLP, from the coding sequence ATGCGCCACGTGCAAGCGGAGACGTCTCCATCCTCAGAGCCAGAGGCTGGCCCTTCGCAGCCTGCAGTCAGGCAGGGGGCCCTCCAGGGTGGCCTGctcatgggctacagcccagcAGGGGGCGCGACATCCCCCGGGGTCTACCAGGTATCCATCTTTTCCCCTCCAGCTGGTGCCTCTGAGCCTCCTAGGGCCCTGAAACGGCCAGCCCCATCTACCGAGGGTCCCAGGGAGCTGAAGAGAGGCCCCGGACTAGGGGCCAGAGAGGGACTACCCCCTGAAGAGCCACCCACTGTCGGGCTCTTGGGCCCAGAGGGACTGGGGCTGAAACTGGGCGTGGCCAGCCAACATTTCTGCCATCACGGCCTCTGTGTTGTGGAACAAGGAGGTAGCTCCACCTCACCTTGGACTTCGGGGGCCCGAAGTTCCCCCTTGCCCCCATCAAATGCTTCCTGCAGTACTTTGCACACCAGAGACTGGGCTTCCCCAGATCCAAGGGGACAGGGGTCCCTGGGGGTGTCCCTGGGGCCAGcccctccaggccagctgcacACACTTGACACTGATTTGCACAGTCTTGCACAAATAGGGGGTAAGAGCCTACTGTCTGGGGTGGGCAATGGGGGCAGCCCCTGGCCTAGGGAGTCCCCTGGCACTGCCAATGGGTGCAGCCCCGAGCACACACCCCCTGGCCCCGGacctccaggcccctgccccacCAAGCGAAGGCTGCTTCCTGCTGGAGAAGCCCTGGATGTCAGCTCTGAGGATGAGGGGCCAGCCCCTCGGAGGCGCCGGGGAACCCTGGGCCACCCTCCTGCTGCCAACAGTTCTGATGCCAAAGCCACACCCTTCTGGAGCCACCTGCTGCCTGGGCCCAAGGAGCCTGTGCTGGACCCAACAGACTGTAGTCCCATGGGGCGGAGGCTGAAAGGTGCCCGTCGCctgaagctgagctccctgggaagccTCCGGAAGGGACCAGGCCTGCTGAGCCCTCCCAGTGCCTCCCCTGTTCCCACGCCTGCTGTCAGCCGTACCCTGTTGGGCAACTTTGAGGAATCATTGCTGCAAGGACGCTTTGCACCGTCTGGCCACATTGAGGGCTTCACAGCAGAGATCGGAGCTAGTGGGTCCTACTGCCCTCAGCATGTCACGCTGCCCGTCACTGTCACCTTCTTTGACGTTTCTGAGCAAAATGCCCCGGCTCTCTTCCTGGGCGTCGTGGACCTGAGTCCCCTGGGGAGGAAGGGTTACAGCGTGCCCAAGGTGGGCACCATCCAAGTGACCTTATTTAACCCCAACCAGACTGTGGTGAAGATGTTCCTCGTGACCTTTGACTTTTCGGACATGCCTGCTGCCCACGTGACCTTCCTGCGCCACCGCCTCCTTTTGGTGCCTATGGGTGAGGAGGGGAATGCTGGCCCTGCCCGCCGCCTCCTCTGCTACTTACTGCACCTCAGGTTCCGGAGCTCCCGCTCAGGCCGCTTAAGCCTGCATGGCAACATCCGCCTGCTTTTTTCCCGCCGGAGCCTGGAATTGGGCACAGGGCTCCCCTACGAACTGCAGGCTGTGACCGAGGCCCCTCACAATCCACGTTACTCACCTTTGCCCTGA